The genomic window ACCAGCACCTCGACGACGACCACACTCCCGCAGCCTCCACAGCCTCCCATCAGAGGTGGTCCGCGGGGCAGGTGATCGTCGCTGCGGTTCGGCAGAAGGCCGGTTCCGGGGTTCCGAGCGCCGGGTTCCGTGCCCGGTGTCCGCACACCCGAACGTTGCGGGAGGATTGCACAGGAGCGAAGCATGACCACCAACGGCAGGCGTAGAAGCATTGCAGTCGTTGCGCTGATTGCCGTGCTGATCTGGCCGATGAGCGGCCGGGCCGAGGAAGTTTCCCACCACCTGGTCGCGGACGTTTCCGGCGAAGGCACGATTGACGTCCAGGACTATCACCTGATCGGGCTGCCCTGGTTGATGCCCGACAACGGCGACCCGCTGGCGGTGTTCGGCGGCGGGGCGACCTCCTATGATCCGACTCAAATAGGGATTTACCAGTACGACCCGGGGTCCGGAAACTACCTGAGCTACACCGACGGGCTGGCCCCCGTCGTTCCCGGAGGGGGCTACTGGGTGATCACCGCGATCGACCTGGACCTGCTGGTCCAGGGCACGCCGGTTACGACGGACCCGTATACGACAACGGCGGCTCCCGGATGGAACATCATCGGTTGCCCTTTCAACACGACCACCAGCACTTCCAACATTTACGTGCGGCCGGACGCCAGCACCACTCCGGTGCCTCTCGAATTCAATACCTGGGTCGACAACCAGGCGTGGGGCTACAACAACGGGTATTTCACGGTGATTCCGGCGACTGCCGCACCGGGCAATTTTGAACCCTGGAACGCGTACTGGATGTACAATTCCAGCACGGGGCCGGTGGAAATTCTGATCTATGAGCCCTTCGTGCCGGTGCCTTCCCCGCGCCCGCGCCAACCGGTCGACGGAGCTTCAGCCGAGGCTTCGGCGGCTGCCCCGGACATGGGCATTTCTTTGCGCGTCAACGAGAGATTGAAGACGTACGCGGATAAAACTCTTTTCCTGGGGCTCAGCCCCGCGGCTTCCATCGGACCGGATCGACTGGACTGCATGTCGCCGCCTCCGATTTCATCGGAAGTTCCGAGGGCATACGTGGACCACAGCGGCTGGGCCACGCGCCCGGGGAAATATGCCAGGGATTTCAGGCCGCTGGGCGATCGACCGGTGAATTTCCGGGTCACGCTCAAGGTCCCGAACAGGAGCGGCGCGACGTCGTACATCGTGCGATGGGACCTCCAAAATCTGCCCTCCGGGGTCAGGGCCACGCTGATTGACGTCGCGGCGGACCGTTCGGTCGATATGCGTTCGCGCAGCGCCTACACCGCGGTGGTGCCGGCCCACACTACAGCGCGCACACTGAGAGTTGTGGTGGAAAAGAAATGAATTTACGGGTGACGTTCGATTGAGTGCGGAAAGAGAGGAACCCGAAGGGGGAACACGGAATGTGTGCGGGCGCCGCGCAACCTGGTGCGGCGCCCTTGTTTTATACTTCTGCGGGCAACGGAAAGCCGGCGGTGCGGCGTGATTCTCGCGGCGGCAGGCTCTTCGCTCGTGCACCGGATTCCGGGGAGTTCTTTTCTTGATCGGCAGCCGCAAGCTCAGCTCCGTTTTTTCGTGGGAAGTGATCTTCGTGGCGATCACCACCCTGATCATGGCCGTCTTCTACATCCTTGAAGTCCATTTCATCGGCCTGGTCGAGCTGAAGGCCTGGGACCTTCATTTCAGGGAGCGCGGCCCGGTCACCCCATCCGGCATGACGGCTTTCGTTACCATCGATGAGGAGAGCGTTAACCGGGAAGGGCGCTGGCCGTGGCCCAGGCGCCGCATGGCACGGCTGATCGAGGCGGTGGACCGGCACGGCGCAAGGGTCATCGGCCTGGACATGGGGTTCTTCGAACCGGATCTCAAGCTCCGGCAGCAGGCGGTACTGGACGTGCGGGATCGCCTCAGGGGCAATCCCGCCGGTTCTCCCGACATCCTGGCGCTGCTCGAGGATGCCGCACGGGAGGAAGATGACGACGCCATCCTTGCGGGCACCATAAAACGGTTGTCGGCTCCTTTGGTTCTCGGGCATTTCTTCTACGATTCCGCCAGCAGGTACCTCCCCCCGCCTCCGCCCGAAGACGTTTTCGAGCGGGACGTGTGTCCGATCGTTCACGTCAGGGAAGAACCGGAGAAAGACCGGTTGTTCGAAGCGGCGGGTCTCGAGACGAACATTTCCGTGGTGCGGGATGCAACCCGGCATTCGGGGAGCTTCAACGTCAAGACTGACCCGGACGGGGCCGTGCGCTGGATGCCCCTGGTGTTCCGGTACGAGGGGCGTATCTTCCCCTCGCTTGCGTTGCGGATGTTGACGGTTTCCCTGCCGGAGCTTCCCCTGATCGTCAAGCTCGATGCCGCGGGCGTCGAGGACATCCGTCTCGGTCCGGTTTCGATTCCCACCAACAACCAGGGAGAATTGCTGCTCAACTTCTATGGGCCGGGGTACACCTTTCCCCACTATTCCGCCTCCGCGTTGCTGCACGGCGAGGTTCCCGCGGATTGCCTGGCGAATCGGCTGGTCGTGATCGGAAACACCACCATGGGCCTCTATGACATGCGACCGACGGCCTTCGACCAGGTTTTTCCGGGGGTGGAGCTGCACTGCACGGTTTTGGAGAATGTGCTTCAGGAGAATTTCCTGAGGCGGTCGAAGCGGTCCGTCCTGCTCTGGGACCTCGGCGCGCTGGCGGGGCTGGCGGTGATTTTCCTCGTTTTGCAGTCCTGCCTGCACGGCGTCCTGATCGTCGTTTCGGTGGCGGCGCTGCTCGCAAGCTACGTCTTCCTCACCCATTATGCCTTTCTGGGGCCCGGGGTCTGGCTCAACCACTTGTACCCGCCGATGAACCTGGCGATCGCATACCTCGGCACCTCCGTGCATCGGTACCTCGAGGAGGAGCGGGAGAAAAACAAGATCAGAAAAACCTTCAGCCTCTACGTCCACGGGTCCGTGATGGACGAGATGCTGGCTCATCCGGAACGGCTGAAGCTGGGCGGAGAAAAGCGGGAGCTTTCGGTCTTGTTTTCCGACATCCGGGGGTTCACCACCCTGTCGGAACAATACAGCCCCGAGAAGCTGGTTCCTCAATTGAACGACTACCTGACCCGGATGACCCAGGTGGTCTTCGATCATCACGGCACCCTGGACAAGTACATCGGAGATGCGATCATGGCCATCTTCGGGGCGCCGTGGCCCCAGGAGGACCATCCGGACCGGGCCTGTGGAACGGCCATCGACATGGTCAATACCTTGCGGAGCCTGAAGCGGACCTGGGAGGAAGAGGGGCTGCCCGTTCTCGACATCGGGATCGGCATCAACACCGGCACGATGATGGTCGGCAACATGGGATCGGACCGGCGTTTCGACTACACGGTGATCGGGGACAACGTGAATCTCGCATCCAGGC from Syntrophobacter fumaroxidans MPOB includes these protein-coding regions:
- a CDS encoding CHASE2 domain-containing protein, producing the protein MIGSRKLSSVFSWEVIFVAITTLIMAVFYILEVHFIGLVELKAWDLHFRERGPVTPSGMTAFVTIDEESVNREGRWPWPRRRMARLIEAVDRHGARVIGLDMGFFEPDLKLRQQAVLDVRDRLRGNPAGSPDILALLEDAAREEDDDAILAGTIKRLSAPLVLGHFFYDSASRYLPPPPPEDVFERDVCPIVHVREEPEKDRLFEAAGLETNISVVRDATRHSGSFNVKTDPDGAVRWMPLVFRYEGRIFPSLALRMLTVSLPELPLIVKLDAAGVEDIRLGPVSIPTNNQGELLLNFYGPGYTFPHYSASALLHGEVPADCLANRLVVIGNTTMGLYDMRPTAFDQVFPGVELHCTVLENVLQENFLRRSKRSVLLWDLGALAGLAVIFLVLQSCLHGVLIVVSVAALLASYVFLTHYAFLGPGVWLNHLYPPMNLAIAYLGTSVHRYLEEEREKNKIRKTFSLYVHGSVMDEMLAHPERLKLGGEKRELSVLFSDIRGFTTLSEQYSPEKLVPQLNDYLTRMTQVVFDHHGTLDKYIGDAIMAIFGAPWPQEDHPDRACGTAIDMVNTLRSLKRTWEEEGLPVLDIGIGINTGTMMVGNMGSDRRFDYTVIGDNVNLASRLESLTKVYGVAIVVSESTWNLVRGNFIGRELDVVRVKGRLHAVAIYEIMGRKGDGIPAEALDVYHEGLHLYRRGEWAKALELFIRMEEWLPADRPSTLYQARCRGLLNRPPEGEWSHVTVLDRK